In Rutidosis leptorrhynchoides isolate AG116_Rl617_1_P2 chromosome 6, CSIRO_AGI_Rlap_v1, whole genome shotgun sequence, the DNA window GTGCCCAAAAGCGATGCAAGAGTCTGGTTCGACTCTTTAGCAAAGGATTCCATCTCGAGTTTCGAGGACCTTAAACGACTTTACGGGTCAAAGTTCAGCCAGCAAAAGAAGCACAAGAAAAATCATGTTGCTGCTCACAGTATCAAGCAGAAGGATAACGAAGCTTCGAAAGCTTTTCTCATCAGGTATACGGATGAAACCCAACAGATCCCAGGACTCCCCGAGTCACAAAGAATCTCGGGGCTCTTATACGGATGTAGGACCCGAGCGATGGTGGAGCATCTTAGCCGAGATCTCCCCGAAACTTACGAAGCTTTACTAGACAAGGCTTATGTTTGGTTGGATGCTAAAGACACCGCCAATAGCTTCGTATACGAAGAATCCCAAGGTTTTAAGCAAAAAGAAAAGGCAAGTCATCGTGAAGAAAAGTCCGGAAGAAGGAACTAACGGAACAGGTTCTCCCCTTACCGAAGGGAAAACACCCCCGGGATCCTCGGAACGTTAATGAAGTCACCTAAAGAGATCCTAGCTACCGGAAGAGCTGCCCAAGCTTTTAAAGCTCCACCAAAGCTGAATAGCAAGGGGAAGTTGAGAGATACAAGCAAATTTTGTGACTTTCACAATGACTTCGGGCACGAAACAGACGACTGCATACAGTTGAGGCATACCATAGAGGAGGCAGTCAGATCTAGAAAATTAGCGCATCTGGTAAAGGGCATATGCAACCCGAAGACACCGAAGCAAGAACCTAAGCCCGAAGAAAAGAAACCGAATGCAGACAATGCCATACTGATGGTCGCAGAATGCTTCGCCGTTGAGAAACTAAGGACCTACAAGAGGGGAAGAAAAAGCGAAGTGATAGATTGGGAAGAGATATCCTTCCCAGCACTCGATACCATCACTCCCTCCGATAAACCTGCAACAATCAACGGACGAGTCTGTGAGAGAGATGTACATCGAGTTTACCTGGATGGCGGCAGTGCATGCGACATCATGTATGAGCATTGCTTCAATCAACTTAGCCCAGCCATTAAAGCCCGCCTAAATCCACCAGGAGTACCTCTAGTCGGGTTCTCCGGGGAAAGATGCTGGCCTATAGGAGAGAAAAAACTCGATTTCATGATTGGAGAACCACCGTTATCCAGGACTGAAACACTAGACTTTGTAGTAGTTCGGTCCACCTCACAGCATAACATTCTGCTAGGTAGAGTGGCCATGATGAAAATGGGAATAATTGCATCTACTATACATCAATTAGTAAAGTTCTACACGCCCGAAGGGATCGGTACCCTAGCTTCGACCTATGATCGAGAAAAAGTAATCATGGCTATCAGGGAAACAGAGGAAAGGCCAGGGGAATGTATCCTTGAAACCAGAGAAGAAGATTCGAACGAAGAGAAAATCTCCATCAACCCTCTGTTCCCTGAGCAAAAGGTAACAATTGGAGGTTCATTATCTACAGAAACGAAGAAAAAGCTTCGCAAACTACTACAAGCCAATATTGATATCTTCGCTTGGGAATATGGAGATATGACCGGCATCCCTCGAATGCTCAGTATCGATGGAACAACCTTCTCCACAGATCATAAGCTCAATGAATACAAGCACCTGGAACCAATACATCAGAAGAAAAGAAACCTCGCCAGTGAGAGAGATGAGGCTGCTTGCAAAGAAGTCGAAGAGTTACTCCAAGCTGACATAATCCGAGAAGTAAAATACCCCACTTGGGTTGCGAATCCCGTCATGGCGAAGAAATCTGACAGAGGACGGAGAATGTGTGTCGATTTCACAAATATCAACAAAGCTTGCCCAAAGGATTGCTATCCTCTACCGGAGATTGATTGGAAGGTGGAATCCCTAACTGGGTACAAATATAAGTGTTTTCTTGACACCTACAAGGGTTATCATCAGATTCAAATGGTTGAGGAAGACGAAGAAAAGACATCATTCTTCACAAGCAAGGGGATCTATAGTTATAAGAAGATGCCTTTCGGACTAAAGAATGCTGGAGCTACATACCAAAGGTTGGTAGACAAAGTTTTTCGTAAGCAACTGGGGAGAAACTTGGAAGCCTATGTTGATGACATGGTGATCAAAAGCTCCGAAGAAAGCACTTTGTTGAAAGACATTCAAGAAACCTTCAATACTCTCCAGACAGTCAACATGAAGCTAAACCCCAAGAAAAGCTCGCTCGGGGTAGAAGAAGGAAGGTTCCTAGGATATTATATCACTAAGAAAGGAATCTTAGCAAACCCGCAGAGAGTAGACAAGCTACAACAACTCAAAACACCAACCACAGTCAAAGAGATGCAGAGCTTAAATGGGAAGCTAGCATCATTAAGCCGATTCCTGTCCAGGGGGGCTGAAAAACATTTACCTTTCCTCAAAGTTTTAAAAGGATGTTTGGAAGCGAAAAAGATATCATGGACCAAAGAAGCAAAAAAAGCCTTCGTTGATATGAAGGCACACATAGCTAACCTGCCGATCCTGACGTCGCCGAAGCCAGGAGAAACACTATATCTCTATCTAGCAATGTCCAAAGAATGCATCAGTGGGGTGTTAGTAGCAGAGCGAGAAAGGGTACAGGTCCCAATATACTTCGTAATCCGGGTTCTACAAGGTGCGAAAGCCAACTATCCTGAACTCAAAAAGCTCACGCTTGCTCTAGCCCACACAGCAAGGAAACTACGGAGGTACTTTCAAGCTCATCCTATCATTGTGTTAACTAACAAGCAAATTAGGCAGGTACTCATGAAGCCAGAAAAGTCGGGAAGAATGGCCAAATGGGCCATAGATCTCGTGGAACATGACATCGATTTTCAAGCTCGTCATTCAATTAAAGCCAAAGTGTTAGCAGACTTCATGGCAGAAACAACGGAGACAAACGAAGGGAGTGATTCTACCTTCGCACAGATTATCATTTCGCCTGTTGAAACAAAGGAATGGAAATTGTTCACCGACGGAGCCTCTAGCTCTGATGGCTCAGGGGCAGGGCTCATGTTAATTAACCCAGAAGGGAAAGAGTTTACTTATGCACTGCGCTTCGAATTCAACACAACCAAAAACGAAGCAGAGTACGAAGCTCTTCTCGCAGGGCTCCGAATAACGAAAGAGATGAAAATCGAGCATTTGCAAGCCTTTGTAGATTCCCAACTTGTTGCTAACCAGGTCTTAGGTATCTTCGAGGCAAGACAACCTACCATACAACTCTATCTATCAAAGGTCAGGGAGCTAATGGAAAGCTTTAGAAGCTTCACAATCGAACATGTGAGGAGGAGTCAAAACAAGAAAGCAGATGCCCTGAGCAAATTAGCTTCCATCACCTTCGCGCACCTCGCAAAAGAAGTATTGGTCGAAGTGCTAGAAAAAAGGTCCATTGAAGCTCAGAAAGTCCACGACATAGTAACCGAAGAAGAAAACACATGGATGAAGCCAATAAGGGAATATTTGGAACTCGGGATTCTACCCGAAGATAAAAAGGAAGCACGAAAGATCCGAATCAAAGCACCGTCATACAAAATGATGAACGGAGCTCTGTATAGAAAATCTTTCCTCACCCTATGGCTTCGATGTGTTGGACCAAACCAAGCTTCAATGATCATCAGAGAAATGCATGAAAGTATATGTGGACTTCACTCCGGACCAAGGTCAATCGTAGAAAAGATACTAAGGATGGGGTACTACTGGCCAACCATGCACGAAGATACAGTCACGCTCTTACGAACCTGTGAGCCATGTCAGATCCATGCTAAAGTTCAAAAACAACCAAAGTAAGAGATGATATCGGTACTGTCAGCATGGCCTTTCTCAAAATGGGGCATAGATCTAATAGGTCCACTCATCGAGGCCCTAGAAGGTTACAAATGGTTGGTAGTTGCGATAGACTACTTCACAAAGTGGACATAAGCAAAACCACTAATCACCATGACTGGGAAACATATAGAAAAATTCGTCTGGGAACACATCGTGTGCCGATTTGGGATACCCCAAGAGATCGTTTCGGATAATGGAAAATAATTCGCCGAAGGTATCTTCCCGGGGTTCTGCGAGAAAGTGCAGATAAAGCAAACCTTCACTTCTGTCTACCATCCACAAGGGAACGGACAGGTTGAAGTAACTAACAGGGATATCTTAAAAGGCCTCGAGAATCGATTGGGCAAATCCCACCAAGGATGGATGGAAGAACTCCCCCTAGCTCTATGGGCTCAACGAACCACTCCCAAAAGGAGTAACGGAGAAACCCCCTACAGCTTGGTCTACGGCACTGAGGCGGTACTCCCCGCAAAGATACAGGTGTTAACCAACAGAACCACGAATCTTGAAGAAAACGAGGAGAACCTCCATCTTAATCTTGACCTCATGGAAGAAAGAAGAGAAGCTGCGCTGATTCGGGAAGCAGCATACAAGAAAATGATTGAGAATTATTACAACAAGCGAGTCAAACCATCAGtatatgtaataccccgtcagaatccactaacgatgTATTAAATCTGGtctcaatgcttggcttgacttctacataacagcaaggttctacagcggaagcaactaatacctgagataaaacatgcaaaacggatcaacataaagttgagtgaatctacaggtttagtacatcatttcgtaagttaggccataagatcttcttagaaaacatcattgaaaaagtatacattatcgtgagcacttgattataaaactttaacatttgtgtgagccgagcacacgtcttatcatggcgctacaccgatcaagtgtacgtgtttaccttatcatggcgctacaccgGAGTGTACGTGTTTATCTTATCATGGCACTACACCGAAGTGGACGTGTTTatcttatcatggcgctacaccAAAGTGTACGTGTTAATCAAGCtatgaactcatatgtatagtcatttaagttacttgtgcctaatatgtaaaacactTGTAAAAACACttgtaaaaatagtttaagaaatagtttcgaaagcaacatgtatctcatcccaaaaatgttaaagaatatgggactgtagactcaccttagcaaaagcacttgaaatatcttagcaaaacgtactgtagtcgaacaatctcgaccgaacaacgcaacctaatcatgtaagtcatcttaagtatacacatataggtcatactatgtcaacccatagtgtacacaaagtcctagtgctcatactgactcaacaaacaagtaaaagtcaactaatccaaggaagtcaaaaaaagtcaactcggtcaaagtggtcaactaaagtcaaacatctcagtagatcatacaaacatgatcaataagtcaaacctatgtcaagtatcactttacaattcataattaagcatattgtacttttgcaccttaaagcatgccttagaatTTCGTACGTCgcagaaagatccaactatagctcatagcgcataaatcattaaatcatgaaaaactccagatcataactacacttaaaatcgatTGCAAAAAGTTCGGCCAAAGCCTCATACAATAAATAAAattccaatatcagaaagggtcatttcatagttcattacagcaatttctgcccgcacgtcagtttttaaacatttttcataagatatagaaaatagattttaatgaacggccaattggatcatctcaaaacatctcaaagttttagtgataaaataatcagaaacattgctttagccaatttgtacagtttcgcaaatctttacagactcatcagttttgttcatcaaacagacatatcatttagacgagcatatTTCTCATGTcaaatcacgttctcgcaagtttgcatacaaatgaaacatgtcaactaatatataaaataacatattccacaagattaaagtctaaatcaattcctagttcactctagcaatttttatgtaactttgaaaacagattcagcTCACTTAACGACATGaaacttcgttttgacataacgggagcattacacaaCCTTTTGACGTAAATattaagtctaaattgcataacttttcacaaggaatacattagtacactttatataaactaaaacacaaagcatgtaactcagaaaattcggattacatgtgaaaccctaacgaaacttcgattaatcataacttaagcatccggtaacgaaatcatgcaaatccaaagtccaaacttattaatttttcgagatctatccatataGATATAATACAAAATCAATAAATAAACTAATTTGATCAGATCCATagcaaacaaattcgtgattcatagcaatgacaacaatcgagcaatttaacgactaacgacaacTCCAATCGCatgtaattgagcactagacaccaatacactatgtaattgacataAAACTGATCTAGTAAATTTAGGGTTAGTGTTTATACCTtaaaacacaaatcaattagtactagcgtgtagaggacgatcaaaggaagcactttcgtgttGAAGGTTCAAGCAAACAAGCAATAATT includes these proteins:
- the LOC139855181 gene encoding uncharacterized protein, whose product is MKSPKEILATGRAAQAFKAPPKLNSKGKLRDTSKFCDFHNDFGHETDDCIQLRHTIEEAVRSRKLAHLVKGICNPKTPKQEPKPEEKKPNADNAILMVAECFAVEKLRTYKRGRKSEVIDWEEISFPALDTITPSDKPATINGRVCERDVHRVYLDGGSACDIMYEHCFNQLSPAIKARLNPPGVPLVGFSGERCWPIGEKKLDFMIGEPPLSRTETLDFVVVRSTSQHNILLGRVAMMKMGIIASTIHQLVKFYTPEGIGTLASTYDREKVIMAIRETEERPGECILETREEDSNEEKISINPLFPEQKVTIGGSLSTETKKKLRKLLQANIDIFAWEYGDMTGIPRMLSIDGTTFSTDHKLNEYKHLEPIHQKKRNLASERDEAACKEVEELLQADIIREVKYPTWVANPVMAKKSDRGRRMCVDFTNINKACPKDCYPLPEIDWKVESLTGYKYKCFLDTYKGYHQIQMVEEDEEKTSFFTSKGIYSYKKMPFGLKNAGATYQRLVDKVFRKQLGRNLEAYVDDMVIKSSEESTLLKDIQETFNTLQTVNMKLNPKKSSLGVEEGRFLGYYITKKGILANPQRVDKLQQLKTPTTVKEMQSLNGKLASLSRFLSRGAEKHLPFLKVLKGCLEAKKISWTKEAKKAFVDMKAHIANLPILTSPKPGETLYLYLAMSKECISGVLVAERERVQVPIYFVIRVLQGAKANYPELKKLTLALAHTARKLRRYFQAHPIIVLTNKQIRQVLMKPEKSGRMAKWAIDLVEHDIDFQARHSIKAKVLADFMAETTETNEGSDSTFAQIIISPVETKEWKLFTDGASSSDGSGAGLMLINPEGKEFTYALRFEFNTTKNEAEYEALLAGLRITKEMKIEHLQAFVDSQLVANQVLGIFEARQPTIQLYLSKVRELMESFRSFTIEHVRRSQNKKADALSKLASITFAHLAKEVLVEVLEKRSIEAQKVHDIVTEEENTWMKPIREYLELGILPEDKKEARKIRIKAPSYKMMNGALYRKSFLTLWLRCVGPNQASMIIREMHESICGLHSGPRSIVEKILRMGYYWPTMHEDTVTLLRTCEPCQIHAKVQKQPK